One Beggiatoa leptomitoformis DNA segment encodes these proteins:
- a CDS encoding sigma-70 family RNA polymerase sigma factor — MMDETADSTLMQRIQQGDQQAFNQLVNHYLRTLYRFAYRMLNNTADAEEIAQDTLVKVWRNAAQWQAEKAKLTTWIHSIAYHLCLDRLRQQSPNMIDIDDPDEIEIASPTDDYHQIEIVDQLEKGLETLAERQRAALLLCYYQGLDNQEAAHILQISVDALESLLSRARRTLKKQLLSSEGGDYVKHTHDT, encoded by the coding sequence ATGATGGACGAAACGGCAGATAGCACGTTAATGCAACGCATTCAGCAAGGAGACCAACAAGCCTTTAATCAACTGGTCAACCATTATCTGCGCACGCTGTACCGTTTCGCCTATCGAATGTTAAACAATACTGCTGATGCAGAAGAAATCGCGCAAGATACACTCGTCAAAGTGTGGCGCAATGCAGCGCAATGGCAAGCAGAAAAAGCAAAACTGACAACATGGATACACAGCATTGCTTATCACCTCTGTCTGGACCGCTTGCGCCAACAATCGCCCAATATGATAGATATTGATGACCCCGACGAAATAGAAATTGCCTCACCAACCGATGACTACCACCAAATAGAAATCGTTGACCAACTAGAAAAAGGCTTAGAAACCTTAGCAGAACGACAACGGGCAGCTCTCCTACTTTGCTATTACCAAGGCTTAGATAATCAAGAGGCTGCTCATATTTTACAAATCAGTGTAGATGCGTTGGAATCCCTCCTTTCCAGAGCGCGACGCACATTAAAAAAGCAATTGCTTTCTTCAGAAGGGGGCGACTATGTCAAACACACCCATGACACTTGA
- a CDS encoding EF-hand domain-containing protein: MKTLTTLSAAVVLILNSHAVFADREHNLFERYDTNGDKVITQDEVQAAKTVFFSEADTNNDGFLSIEEFQAGLKKQQQQLQNTVFATFDSNGDNAVSIAELEAATGGKREAQLLKLFKKIDSNADNSVTQAEWQTFKTTMQEKQADKKDARQEKMFSKMDLDKDGKLSKDEFVKHLPFFNRLDSNEDGVVTQEEILQLVQKRDKKLKE; encoded by the coding sequence ATGAAAACTTTAACTACATTGTCAGCCGCTGTCGTCCTTATTTTAAACAGTCATGCCGTTTTTGCAGACCGTGAACATAACTTATTTGAACGCTATGACACCAATGGCGACAAAGTCATTACCCAAGATGAAGTGCAAGCAGCAAAAACCGTTTTCTTTTCTGAAGCAGATACCAATAATGACGGCTTTCTCAGCATTGAAGAATTTCAAGCAGGGTTGAAAAAACAGCAACAACAACTACAAAATACCGTCTTTGCCACGTTTGACAGTAATGGTGACAATGCCGTCAGTATCGCCGAATTAGAAGCCGCAACGGGTGGCAAACGTGAGGCGCAATTACTCAAGCTCTTCAAAAAGATTGACAGCAACGCAGATAACAGCGTCACCCAAGCAGAATGGCAAACATTTAAAACCACTATGCAAGAAAAACAGGCTGATAAAAAAGATGCCCGCCAAGAAAAGATGTTTAGTAAGATGGATTTAGATAAAGATGGTAAACTGTCGAAAGACGAATTTGTCAAACATCTCCCTTTCTTTAACCGCTTAGATAGCAACGAAGATGGGGTTGTAACACAGGAAGAAATCCTGCAACTAGTGCAAAAACGCGATAAAAAGTTAAAAGAATAA
- a CDS encoding SWIM zinc finger family protein — protein MSTNYTTEQILQLAPDEASKKSGKGLAKATHWVTLGYSDSAIWGECQGSGSKPYQTRIDLDNMAFKCSCPSRKFPCKHALGLFLLYAQNINVLTKTDDPPDWVAEWLAGRATKQAKQSQPKAPVNEAAQAKRAEKRENTVQAGLTDISLWLNDIIRTGLADLKNRPYHFFEQMAARMVDAQAMGVARYLQLFASTVNSSDSNWSSQLLADMAKLHLLIESYQHLDQLDPTLQSDIRALIGWTQKKENLLEERPAVRDNWFVCGQYMDSQSQLVTQRIWLYGETSQQFALLLTSAHPSNLIALDRQWLTGTTVDADLVFYPSVYPLRAILKARYSHADSKPLLGLNSIAAVYQVFQTAIMQQCWITQLPIIIENVRLHGNTEQGWGLQDTTQHYVNLSPTFTEIWHLLAIGAGKPMKLFGEYSEAGFLPLGIWHTDGYQYFNVSLNS, from the coding sequence ATGTCCACAAACTACACAACTGAACAAATTTTACAGCTTGCCCCTGATGAAGCGTCGAAAAAAAGTGGTAAGGGACTGGCAAAAGCAACGCATTGGGTCACTTTGGGATATAGCGATTCAGCTATTTGGGGGGAATGTCAGGGAAGTGGTTCAAAACCCTATCAAACACGGATTGATTTGGACAATATGGCGTTTAAATGCAGTTGTCCAAGCCGTAAATTCCCTTGTAAACATGCCTTAGGCTTATTCTTGTTATATGCACAAAATATTAATGTATTAACAAAAACGGATGATCCACCCGATTGGGTTGCTGAGTGGTTGGCGGGGCGCGCCACTAAACAAGCGAAGCAAAGCCAACCTAAAGCCCCTGTTAATGAGGCAGCGCAGGCAAAGCGGGCAGAAAAGCGGGAGAACACGGTACAAGCTGGTTTAACGGATATCTCTTTATGGTTAAACGATATTATCCGTACAGGATTGGCAGATTTAAAAAATCGTCCTTACCATTTTTTTGAACAAATGGCGGCACGAATGGTGGATGCTCAGGCAATGGGTGTTGCACGGTATTTGCAGTTATTCGCCAGTACCGTCAATAGTAGTGATAGCAATTGGTCATCACAATTATTGGCAGACATGGCAAAATTACATTTGTTAATAGAAAGTTATCAACATTTAGACCAGCTTGACCCCACATTACAATCGGATATTCGTGCTTTAATCGGTTGGACGCAAAAGAAAGAGAATTTGCTAGAAGAACGCCCTGCTGTTCGCGACAATTGGTTCGTGTGTGGACAATACATGGATTCACAATCGCAATTAGTTACACAGCGCATCTGGCTATATGGCGAGACGAGCCAACAGTTTGCGTTATTGCTGACTTCTGCACATCCTAGCAATTTAATCGCGTTGGACAGACAGTGGTTAACGGGTACAACTGTGGATGCGGATTTGGTTTTTTATCCATCGGTTTATCCACTTCGTGCCATTTTAAAAGCGCGTTATAGCCATGCAGACAGTAAACCCTTGTTGGGGCTGAATAGTATTGCGGCGGTGTATCAGGTTTTTCAAACAGCAATTATGCAACAGTGCTGGATAACACAATTACCCATTATTATTGAAAACGTTAGACTTCATGGAAATACGGAGCAAGGTTGGGGTTTACAAGATACGACGCAACATTATGTCAATCTTAGCCCTACATTTACGGAAATATGGCATTTATTAGCGATTGGTGCGGGAAAACCGATGAAGTTATTCGGGGAATATAGTGAAGCAGGGTTTTTGCCATTGGGTATTTGGCATACTGATGGTTATCAATATTTTAACGTTTCATTAAATAGTTAG
- a CDS encoding PAS domain S-box protein has product MSSPYKRRYFLLRKIIRINSLRTVLIIPFVILVTVTVGLVGYLSFSNGHRAVNEVATSLRTEIILSVKQSITNFLEAPHKANQTHLNLIKLGLLNLDDLNTWRKYLWAQLHTYTTVSFMVIGTEKGGFVSVGGLKNNQATIGINIATDEKNYDLYRYLTDEKGELVNLLGISKTFDPRPRPWYQAAVKAGHATWSEIFRRTDDDSSLIISATLPIYNHSQQLDGVLTSSFRLSTISHFLKTLTIGKTGAVFIIERSGKIVASSIEEQIFTIDKTNPEEKVQRLDIIDSQSPLLDASGHYLLAQFGTFEQVTTIFEDEFAIQGEKHFLSLVPYTDAYGIDWLIGVVIPEADFMAHIQNNVKITIMLSLAALCLAILAGLLTAHGIINPIVKLKEAARQIATHHWTKPLRFKRHDELGDLANSFNSMAKQLHDSFITIEYELAERKRFGNQLRKLSSAVEQSASAIIITDLNGSIEFVNPAFLHVTGYTLNEVLGQNPRFLQSGKHTTALFKELWETIQSGKMWQGELINKKKTGALYWEFVTISPIKNDENVITHYLSIQEDITDHKKTEEALHNSEKRFKAIFNNAAVGIATIDKFGNYLESNHKWADMLGYNLTDVEKLTHIAITHPDDQEESTEKLQQLIRGECDFYQVEKRFIRKDGSIFWGELWASPIFDEQHKLEAIIGIIIDLTKRKQFEEALQQSKQHLKDALHWREAIFNNSTIGIAVVNSQRIITDINAKILEMFGYTHAELLHKSIGMIHTSLENYNKFAEYYQMSIPHELHHLEFPFRHKKGNVFWCEVSGRAIDQYDLSKGIIWVVMDITERKQAEAGLQQAKEQAENANRAKSAFLANMSHELRTPLNAILGYTQLFKNDTGLSQRQQEGIQIIHRSGEHLLTLINDVLDLSKIEAERLELNPIEFRLTDFLKETTDLFKMRATQKGLHFVLDCAPQLPTVVYADERRLRQIILNLLSNAVKFTQKGCVTFSVYPRADKIVFSVKDTGIGIKLEDQEIIFSAFQQIGDYRHNEEGTGLGLSISKRLIEMMTGEIHLESMLGKGSHFWFEIPLMTLEEFSTMEQSAFTTIVGIKEQHPTILVIEHCLENRQMLAQYLGSLGFHVLEADNAIMGFPLAEQQKPDAILVDMHMPIIDGYDFIKQARTSTLLKETVIIANAINSNNNEAEQTIKMGYNDFLVKPIETTKLLIVLQKHLHLKWIYDENVQVISATNDLPTMIYPAAEKVSELLEYVKKGSVRRIIETADKLEAETPIFSPFVQEVKQLVRAFEMDRLLQLIEKCR; this is encoded by the coding sequence GTGAGCAGTCCTTATAAAAGACGATATTTTTTATTGAGAAAAATAATACGAATAAATTCATTACGTACCGTGTTAATTATCCCGTTTGTAATATTAGTTACTGTTACTGTTGGTTTAGTGGGATATTTATCATTTTCAAATGGTCATCGTGCAGTCAATGAAGTAGCAACATCACTGCGGACAGAAATTATTTTAAGTGTTAAACAAAGTATTACTAATTTTTTAGAAGCCCCACATAAAGCGAATCAAACCCATTTAAATTTAATCAAATTGGGCTTATTAAACTTAGATGATTTAAACACTTGGCGGAAATATTTGTGGGCGCAGTTGCATACTTATACAACCGTCAGTTTTATGGTTATTGGAACAGAAAAAGGGGGCTTTGTTTCCGTCGGGGGCTTGAAAAATAACCAAGCTACTATAGGCATCAATATCGCAACGGATGAAAAAAATTATGATTTATATCGTTATCTAACTGATGAGAAAGGCGAGTTAGTTAATTTATTAGGGATTAGTAAAACATTTGACCCACGTCCACGCCCTTGGTATCAAGCCGCTGTCAAAGCAGGACACGCAACATGGAGCGAGATTTTTCGCCGTACAGACGACGACAGTAGCTTAATCATCAGTGCTACATTACCTATTTATAATCATTCACAACAACTAGATGGCGTATTAACCAGTAGTTTCCGCTTATCGACTATCAGTCATTTTTTAAAAACCTTAACCATCGGTAAAACAGGGGCGGTTTTTATCATAGAACGTTCGGGTAAAATTGTTGCCTCCTCCATAGAAGAACAAATCTTTACTATTGATAAGACTAATCCAGAAGAAAAAGTTCAACGTTTGGATATTATTGATAGTCAATCCCCCCTATTAGATGCCAGTGGTCACTATTTACTGGCTCAGTTTGGTACGTTTGAACAGGTAACGACGATTTTTGAAGATGAATTTGCTATTCAAGGAGAAAAACATTTTCTGTCTTTAGTTCCTTATACCGATGCGTATGGAATTGATTGGCTAATTGGAGTGGTAATTCCCGAAGCCGATTTTATGGCACATATTCAAAATAACGTGAAAATAACTATCATGTTATCCCTCGCCGCGCTCTGTTTAGCAATACTCGCAGGATTATTAACCGCACATGGAATTATCAATCCAATTGTCAAATTAAAAGAAGCAGCTCGCCAAATTGCAACCCATCATTGGACTAAACCACTCCGATTTAAACGGCATGATGAACTGGGTGATTTAGCTAACTCCTTTAATAGCATGGCAAAACAGCTACATGACTCCTTTATCACGATAGAGTATGAACTAGCAGAGAGAAAACGCTTTGGAAATCAACTACGCAAACTATCCAGCGCAGTAGAACAAAGTGCCAGTGCGATTATTATTACAGACTTAAACGGCAGCATTGAATTCGTCAATCCCGCTTTTTTACACGTAACGGGTTATACCCTAAACGAAGTATTAGGACAAAACCCGCGCTTTTTACAATCGGGTAAACACACAACTGCTTTATTTAAAGAACTTTGGGAAACCATACAATCGGGCAAAATGTGGCAAGGGGAGCTCATAAACAAGAAGAAAACAGGCGCGCTTTATTGGGAATTTGTCACGATTTCCCCTATTAAAAATGATGAAAACGTTATTACACATTATCTTTCTATTCAAGAAGATATAACCGACCATAAAAAAACTGAAGAAGCCCTGCATAACAGTGAAAAACGCTTTAAAGCTATTTTTAACAATGCGGCGGTTGGTATTGCGACGATAGATAAATTCGGCAACTATCTTGAAAGCAATCATAAATGGGCAGACATGTTGGGCTATAACCTAACTGATGTGGAAAAACTCACCCATATCGCTATTACCCATCCTGATGATCAAGAGGAATCAACCGAAAAACTGCAACAACTTATTCGCGGAGAATGTGATTTTTATCAAGTAGAAAAACGCTTTATACGTAAAGATGGAAGTATTTTTTGGGGCGAGTTATGGGCATCCCCTATTTTTGATGAACAACATAAATTAGAAGCCATAATAGGCATTATTATTGACTTAACCAAACGTAAACAATTTGAAGAAGCCCTGCAACAAAGCAAACAACACCTTAAAGATGCCTTACATTGGCGAGAAGCTATTTTTAACAATAGCACCATAGGCATTGCCGTGGTTAATTCGCAACGGATAATTACAGATATTAACGCTAAGATACTAGAAATGTTTGGTTATACCCATGCAGAACTGTTACATAAATCTATTGGCATGATTCATACCTCTTTAGAAAATTACAATAAATTTGCCGAATACTATCAAATGTCTATTCCCCATGAACTCCATCACTTAGAATTTCCTTTTCGGCATAAAAAAGGGAATGTCTTTTGGTGTGAAGTCAGCGGACGCGCAATAGACCAATATGATTTAAGTAAAGGGATTATCTGGGTGGTGATGGATATTACGGAACGAAAACAAGCTGAGGCAGGACTACAACAAGCAAAAGAACAAGCCGAAAATGCTAACCGCGCAAAAAGTGCCTTTCTCGCCAACATGAGCCATGAATTACGCACACCACTAAATGCCATTTTAGGCTATACCCAATTGTTTAAAAACGATACGGGATTGAGTCAACGCCAACAAGAAGGCATTCAAATTATTCATCGCAGTGGTGAACATTTGCTAACGCTGATTAACGATGTATTAGACTTATCTAAAATTGAAGCAGAGCGTTTAGAGCTAAACCCGATTGAATTCCGTCTTACTGATTTTCTAAAAGAAACTACTGACTTATTTAAAATGCGGGCGACACAAAAAGGGCTACATTTCGTCTTAGATTGCGCACCACAACTACCCACAGTTGTTTATGCCGACGAGCGTCGCCTAAGACAAATTATTCTTAATCTACTCAGTAATGCCGTAAAGTTTACCCAGAAAGGATGTGTTACTTTCTCTGTTTATCCACGAGCAGATAAAATTGTTTTTTCTGTTAAAGACACAGGCATAGGCATTAAACTTGAAGACCAAGAAATTATTTTTTCCGCATTTCAACAAATTGGCGATTATCGCCATAATGAAGAAGGAACAGGTTTAGGCTTATCTATCAGTAAACGCCTAATTGAAATGATGACGGGCGAAATCCACCTAGAAAGTATGTTAGGTAAAGGGAGTCATTTTTGGTTTGAAATTCCGCTAATGACATTAGAAGAATTTTCCACAATGGAACAATCCGCATTTACCACCATTGTAGGGATAAAAGAACAACATCCGACGATTTTAGTCATAGAACATTGTCTGGAAAATCGCCAAATGCTTGCACAATATTTAGGCTCATTAGGTTTTCATGTTTTAGAAGCGGATAACGCAATCATGGGATTTCCCCTTGCAGAACAACAAAAACCAGATGCCATCTTAGTTGATATGCACATGCCTATTATTGATGGGTATGATTTTATTAAACAAGCACGCACCTCCACTTTATTAAAAGAAACCGTGATTATTGCCAATGCAATTAATTCGAATAATAACGAGGCAGAACAAACTATTAAAATGGGTTACAACGACTTTTTAGTCAAACCCATCGAAACCACAAAGCTATTGATTGTGTTACAAAAACATCTTCATTTAAAATGGATTTATGATGAAAATGTACAAGTCATTTCTGCGACAAATGATTTGCCCACAATGATTTATCCTGCGGCAGAAAAGGTGAGCGAACTATTAGAATATGTGAAAAAAGGGAGTGTTCGACGCATCATCGAAACCGCTGATAAATTGGAAGCAGAAACCCCCATTTTTTCGCCATTTGTGCAAGAAGTAAAACAATTAGTGCGGGCGTTTGAAATGGACAGGCTATTACAATTAATAGAAAAATGTAGATAA
- a CDS encoding isoaspartyl peptidase/L-asparaginase: MQEYQDISPKLVIHGGLLNSTQASSGMRHSQEKFHDALASIVKDSFDILCSIGARNAVLHAIRRLEDEPLFNAGTGSVLQADGQARMSAALIDSQTKRFTGVMNIQRVKNPIDIAQLLLQESNSILAGELASLYAHQHRIPDYDPITPERLKQYEQGVLHKTGTVGAVALDAKGVICAGTSTGGIGGEIPGRVSDSATVAGTYAASVAGVSCTGVGEQIINHAVAVKIVTRVQDGMPLQIAVDKTLLEARIEEYCFGLISIDYNGKIVVGKTIEQAQYQLLYASYDGQHLYVSP; the protein is encoded by the coding sequence ATGCAAGAATACCAAGATATCAGTCCCAAATTGGTGATACACGGCGGTTTACTCAACAGTACACAAGCCTCAAGCGGTATGCGCCATTCTCAAGAAAAGTTTCATGATGCGCTGGCTTCTATTGTTAAAGACTCCTTTGACATTTTATGTTCTATTGGTGCGCGTAATGCGGTTTTACATGCCATTCGACGTTTAGAAGACGAGCCACTTTTTAACGCAGGCACAGGCTCAGTGCTACAAGCCGATGGACAAGCAAGAATGTCAGCGGCGTTAATTGATAGCCAAACCAAACGGTTTACAGGGGTAATGAATATTCAGCGGGTAAAAAACCCCATTGATATTGCCCAACTCTTATTACAAGAATCCAATAGCATTCTGGCGGGCGAATTAGCCAGTTTGTATGCTCATCAACACCGTATTCCTGATTATGACCCCATAACGCCTGAACGCCTAAAGCAATATGAACAAGGTGTTTTACATAAAACAGGTACAGTAGGCGCGGTAGCCTTAGATGCAAAAGGGGTTATTTGTGCAGGGACTTCCACAGGCGGTATTGGTGGTGAAATCCCCGGGCGGGTTAGTGATAGTGCAACGGTTGCAGGGACTTATGCGGCCTCTGTCGCGGGTGTGTCGTGTACGGGAGTTGGTGAACAGATTATTAATCATGCGGTTGCTGTAAAAATTGTAACCCGTGTACAAGATGGAATGCCGTTACAAATCGCTGTTGATAAAACGTTATTAGAAGCACGGATTGAAGAATATTGTTTTGGGCTTATCAGCATTGACTACAACGGAAAAATTGTCGTTGGTAAAACGATAGAGCAAGCACAATACCAGCTTTTATATGCCAGTTATGACGGACAACACTTGTATGTATCTCCCTGA
- the gatA gene encoding Asp-tRNA(Asn)/Glu-tRNA(Gln) amidotransferase subunit GatA, producing MHDLTLTELSNALQQRKFSSVELTRHFLERIKRYDGQLNSVITLTEELALQQAQLADSRLQQGTADALTGIPILHKDIFCTKGIKTTCGSKMLDNFIAPYNATVIDKFESAGAVMLGKTNMDEFAMGSSNETSYYGAVKNPWDIQAVPGGSSGGSAAALAARLAPMATGTDTGGSIRQPAALCNLVGLKPTYGTVSRYGIIAYASSLDQAGPMTHTAEDAGLLLNAMAGFDGKDSTSLERPPEDYTRHLQDSLKGLRIGLPQQYFGDGLNADVAQQLETAIAVLKQLGATVKTVDLPNSHLSVPAYYIIAPAECSSNLSRFDGVRFGYRCENAVDLMDLYKRSRGEGFGAEVKRRIMIGTYALSAGYYDAYYLKAQQIRRLISNDFKQAFQEVDVLLSPTSPTPAFNIGEKVDDPVTMYLSDIYTIAINLAGIPALSIPAGFVQNRPIGLQLIGNYFSESRLLNIAHQYQQQTNWHQQIPSAFT from the coding sequence ATGCACGATTTAACCCTGACTGAACTTTCTAATGCCCTTCAACAGCGGAAATTTTCCAGTGTAGAGCTAACCCGTCACTTTTTAGAACGGATTAAACGTTATGACGGACAGCTCAATAGTGTCATTACGTTGACGGAAGAACTCGCCCTACAACAAGCCCAACTTGCCGACAGTCGCTTGCAACAAGGCACGGCTGATGCGTTGACAGGTATCCCCATTTTACATAAAGACATTTTTTGTACCAAAGGGATTAAAACCACTTGCGGTTCAAAAATGTTAGATAACTTTATCGCGCCGTATAACGCTACGGTGATCGACAAATTTGAAAGTGCAGGCGCAGTGATGTTGGGTAAAACCAATATGGATGAATTTGCAATGGGTTCATCCAATGAAACCAGCTATTACGGTGCTGTGAAAAACCCGTGGGACATTCAAGCCGTTCCCGGTGGTTCATCAGGTGGCTCTGCCGCTGCACTGGCTGCTCGTCTCGCACCCATGGCAACAGGGACAGATACAGGCGGTTCGATTCGTCAACCTGCTGCTTTATGTAACTTAGTCGGTTTAAAACCTACTTATGGCACAGTATCACGTTATGGCATAATTGCTTATGCTTCTAGCTTAGACCAAGCAGGACCCATGACGCACACCGCTGAAGATGCGGGCTTATTGTTAAATGCAATGGCAGGATTTGACGGCAAAGATTCAACCTCACTAGAACGCCCCCCAGAAGACTACACACGCCATCTACAAGATAGTTTAAAAGGCTTACGCATCGGTTTACCGCAACAATATTTCGGTGACGGTTTAAATGCAGATGTTGCCCAACAGTTAGAAACGGCGATTGCTGTATTAAAACAACTCGGCGCGACGGTAAAAACGGTTGATTTACCCAATAGCCATTTATCTGTTCCCGCGTACTACATCATTGCACCCGCAGAATGTTCATCCAACTTATCCCGTTTTGACGGTGTACGCTTTGGCTATCGTTGCGAAAATGCAGTTGATTTAATGGATTTATACAAACGCTCTCGTGGTGAAGGCTTTGGTGCGGAGGTTAAACGCCGTATTATGATTGGCACTTACGCACTGTCTGCGGGTTATTATGATGCGTATTATTTAAAAGCCCAACAGATTCGCCGTTTAATCAGCAACGATTTTAAACAAGCTTTTCAAGAAGTTGATGTATTACTCAGCCCAACCTCACCAACCCCTGCCTTTAATATCGGTGAGAAAGTAGATGATCCCGTTACCATGTATTTATCCGATATTTACACGATTGCGATTAATCTAGCGGGTATTCCTGCCCTGTCTATTCCTGCGGGCTTTGTGCAAAACCGTCCTATAGGCTTGCAACTGATAGGTAATTATTTTAGCGAATCACGGCTATTAAATATTGCACATCAGTATCAACAACAAACCAATTGGCATCAACAAATACCATCCGCCTTTACCTAA
- the gatC gene encoding Asp-tRNA(Asn)/Glu-tRNA(Gln) amidotransferase subunit GatC yields the protein MSLQRKDVEKIAHLARISLSEADIPLYTHNLSNILAFVEQMNSVDTSGILPMAHPLDATARLRPDVVVEINQRDTFQAIAPQVEDGLYLVPKVLE from the coding sequence ATGTCTTTACAACGCAAAGATGTCGAAAAAATTGCCCATTTAGCGCGTATTTCCTTATCAGAAGCAGATATACCGCTTTACACACATAATTTATCAAATATTTTAGCGTTTGTTGAACAAATGAATAGTGTCGACACCTCGGGCATTTTGCCTATGGCGCATCCCTTAGACGCAACCGCGCGTTTACGTCCTGATGTTGTGGTTGAAATCAATCAGCGTGACACGTTTCAAGCAATTGCCCCCCAAGTTGAAGACGGTTTGTATCTAGTGCCTAAAGTTCTTGAATAA
- a CDS encoding rod shape-determining protein gives MFKRLRGLFSNDLSIDLGTANTLIYVRGQGIVLNEPSVVAIKQGRDGSNNAKQIAAVGSEAKLMLGRTPEHITAIRPMKDGVIADFTITEKMLQYFIHKVHENRFLRPSPRVLICVPCGSTQVERRAIRESAAGAGAREVYLIEEPMAAAIGAGLPVSEAVGSMVLDIGGGTSEVGVLSLNGIVFSDSIRVGGDRFDEAIISYVRKHYGTLIGEATAERIKHEIGSAFPGKEMREIQVRGRNITEGIPRSIKLNSHEVLEALQEPLQSVIKTVKTALEKTPPELGSDIAEKGLVLTGGGALLKDIDRLLMEETGLPVLIADDPLTCVARGGGRALEMIEQYGPDVFSLEAA, from the coding sequence ATGTTCAAACGCCTGCGCGGACTTTTTTCTAACGACCTGTCTATTGATTTAGGTACAGCGAATACCTTGATTTATGTAAGAGGACAGGGAATCGTCCTTAATGAACCCTCTGTTGTTGCGATTAAACAAGGACGCGATGGCAGTAACAATGCCAAACAAATTGCAGCGGTCGGGTCAGAAGCAAAATTAATGTTAGGACGCACTCCCGAACATATCACCGCAATTCGCCCTATGAAAGATGGGGTTATTGCCGACTTCACCATCACGGAAAAGATGTTGCAGTATTTTATTCATAAAGTCCATGAAAACCGCTTTTTACGTCCTAGCCCACGCGTGCTTATCTGCGTGCCATGCGGTTCTACCCAAGTAGAACGGCGGGCTATTCGTGAATCCGCAGCAGGAGCTGGTGCGCGTGAAGTCTATTTGATTGAAGAACCAATGGCCGCAGCGATTGGCGCGGGGTTACCCGTTAGTGAAGCAGTTGGTTCTATGGTGTTAGATATTGGCGGTGGTACGTCTGAAGTGGGCGTATTATCTTTGAATGGTATCGTTTTTTCTGATTCTATTCGTGTTGGTGGTGACCGCTTTGATGAGGCGATTATTAGCTATGTTCGCAAGCATTACGGTACATTAATCGGAGAAGCGACCGCAGAACGGATTAAACACGAAATCGGTTCGGCCTTTCCCGGTAAAGAAATGCGTGAAATCCAAGTACGGGGACGTAATATCACAGAGGGCATTCCTCGCAGCATCAAACTTAACAGCCATGAAGTATTAGAAGCCTTACAAGAACCCCTGCAAAGTGTGATAAAAACGGTTAAAACCGCATTAGAAAAAACCCCGCCCGAATTAGGCTCTGATATTGCGGAAAAAGGCTTGGTATTAACAGGCGGTGGGGCGTTACTCAAAGATATTGACCGTTTACTCATGGAAGAAACAGGATTACCTGTCTTAATTGCTGATGACCCATTAACTTGTGTTGCGCGTGGCGGTGGTAGAGCCTTAGAAATGATAGAGCAATATGGTCCTGATGTATTTTCTTTAGAAGCTGCTTAA